GGCTGTTGTTTGGTGGGGTGGAGACCACTCCATTGCTGGTGCGCTTCTTCGTCGACACCCGCGGAGTGACGGGTGCAGATTGTGCTAGCTTCTCACGCATGCTATCCTCAAACCACCATTCACGGAAGGCACCTTGGTTGAGGTGGAGCCAGTGCTGCTGAGGTCCAACGACCATACCGGGTCGCATGAATCTCATGAAGGCAATTACTTCATTGGCTGTGAATCCATACTTGTAGATCAGGTAGGCACCAATCAAACATCCGGTACGGCCCAAGCCTGCTTTGCAGTGAACTGCGATACCTTTCTTCTTGATGGTGATCATCTCATGGGCCATTTTGATAAACCGCCTGACAAGCTGCAGGGGAGGGCACGTGCCATCCTCGAAGATCATGTCAACATGAGCAATTCCCATTGCGGTGAAGTAAGACGGGCAGTAGAGCTCTGAATTGAGTCGTACAACCAGACCGATGTTCCGCTGGTGAAAATGAACGAGAACATTCTTGAATGGCGTAGGAAGCTTCGAGGAAGATATTTCCGAGATTGTTGCTGGCAATGCCTTGTACTCGGCGGTGTTGACAGGAATGGGTGCCACGGGCTGCTGCTGAGGAGATGCAAAGGCAAGGAAATCCGGCGTAACCCAGTTGAAGTCACCCATATCGACTCGCTCAAATTTCTCGTACCTAGTAAAGAAAATCAGCCCTTAATCTTCGGCAGTCTACACAGTGCCACTTACTCCTCGAGATTGAAGTCCCGAAGTCCGCAAAGAGACTGCTCCTTGGCCTTCCACACTCCATAAACCACATCCTGAATGTTCAGAATGAAATCTGCCTGGCTGTATCCAGCATCACGGAAAGGCATGTAAGGAGGATCTGCCTGGGCGATGGGTGCCAGAGCCAAGTGAGGTGGCCAGGATTGAATCATGACCATGTAGCATGCAACAAGGCAGGCCGCATTGGCGCGACTCCGGGCATCAGTTTTGCTGTAGAAGACTACTGGGCGATCGCTGTTGGCTGGATCACCAAGAATCTCGTGGAAAAGCACCGCAAAGCGGTAGAGGTGCCCAATGTGGAGTGGACCGAAATCAGCGTGAAAAGCATTGTAAAGAAGAGTGTCATCGATAGTGAAGTACACAGGAGAGCGGCGCTTGCTCGGAGTGGCGGGCTGGGCACGGGCCCTCTTGCTTGGGGATTTGGGTGCGTCCAGGTGGAAGGGAAACGGGGTTCTGGAGCTGGGAGCAGAATCATAGGATGCAAGATATAGGCGGTCTAATTGGTGGTTTGTCTTAGTTCTCAATCCTTGGCGAAAGTCATTGGAATTGTTGAAGAGCATTGTACAGACCTTGGATGTACTCGATCATCTGCCCACTTTGATTGAAGTCGGTAGTCATACTGGGGGTCGTTCGTTGACAGCTGCCTAGACCCGGAGTGATTGTGTAACGCCGATAAACAGCGAAGACAGATCGATAAGTTACTGTAACTGGTCCTGCTTTTGTTCTAGCGTGACTCGGATGATAGCAAAGCCAATGGTAAGAAAATAGTCGCGGCAAAAGTAAGACCTAAACGCTCATGATCCGACTGAGGGAGGGAGATCTATGAGTGTAGAGTGTTAAGGATAATGAGAAAAGAAAGCCTGGATGCGAAGAGTCTGTACAGGTGAGGTGATTAGAAGAGAAGTAAAATCAACACAAAGTCCGAGTTCATGATGTTTGGGGCAGCTGCCATGCCACTGTTATGTTGTGCCTTACCTGTTTGGGCCTAGTGGATGCTGTTGACGTGACAACGGATGTGGCCTCAGGCATTCAGCCGTTTGCCTTCCACATTCCAAAACATCGGCACCACAACAAACAAACTGTATAAACATCACAGACCACACAAACCACACAAATGATACATACAACATCAATATCAACATCAGcacgtacaacatagttatACAGAGCTCACATCTCACTCCACTTTCAATTCGCGAACCAGTCTTCAGCTACGAGCCCTATCTCCTGATTGCATATTTCCACTGTGTATACCTTCAGAATACATTGTGCCTTGTGCAACAATTGGTTGGAAGATTGTCTCTATGTTCCTTGTCCAATCGATCGTTTGGCTTCCAATATAAATTGATAAATGAGCTCAAGAAATTGGCACTTAGTTGCTTCTCTGCTTCTTTTCAAACAGCTTCGCCCGGTAAATCACCTTCAAATCACAATATTCACTACTAACCCTATCAAATTTATCCCAATTATCAAGGTGAGAGGCGATGCTCAAGCCGCTGCGCTTCAACAATGCCTCACATGAAGTGACCCTTCTGGTATGTAAAACACAATCAGCACCTCTCAGCTACTTTCTCTTGCACTGAGCCTGCTCAATACAGCGACTTGTTCGCGTTTGCTGCAAGTTAACTTTCCTCAGTCTTGCGTATCACTTCAATAGGCTTGCGGCGATTCAACACACGTCTAGTCATTTGCGATGCTTCCAGGATCACACTGAGCTTCAttgaaaacaaaaacaacatacaacatagactgAGTTCGGTTTCGGTGCCTCCACATGTCAGTCAACACCGGGCATGGTGGGTACCCCAATCTCGGCAGAGGCTGGATTTCATGCAGAGTCAATGCAAGGATCTCCGAGGGCAAAGCTGTTTAGTCTTCAAGTTAACATGTTACACTAAGCCAAACTCGAGGTCAGttccctatgttgtatgaaAGCGGTGATCGACAGACCCTTGAGGTCCCGTACAGCGGCCCTTGCCTAAGGCTACGGCCAGTGCGCTAACATCCATCCCTCGCTTTAATTTCGAGATAATTCCAAACATTTGGCTGGTGTTACTCACATTCTGATGGAGATACAATTGACTTCGTTCGACAGGTTCGAACAGAACATGCTATATCTCCCACGTTGCAATCTTCGCTGTAGGAATCTACGAGATAACCCTACGTATCCTGGAAAGCGAACTAAGCTTCCATTTTGTATTAGCCTGCTAGATACTTGCTCTAACTAAACCGCTTGAAACCTGTCACCTAAAGTAACTCGAGACCATGTGGGCATCTACATCCCTTCTTTCGCGCAATCTCCACTGAGATGAGATTACTTGCGCGGCGTGATGGGTTGCAGCTGTTAGCGCCTTTCGTACAATCTAAGTACCACAAGAGGCAATAACCATCACGGTCAAAACATCGCCCCTGATAACCCAAATGCGAGGGGTCTCTTGATGACCGTGCAGAGCACTGCCAAAATAAACCAGAGAATTGTATTTAGTCCGGCCTTTATATCCAGCGTCTTTGCGTCCTATTTTTTACACAGGTCACTCATTCATTCCCagtctctcttcttctgcctGTATACTTCTTCATCAAGTCGCTCTTTCCAACACCCCGAGATTTTACAACCGTCGCAACAATGAAGTTCACTGGATTGACCATTTCGCTCGCCCTGGCTGGTTTGGGCCACTCTGCTGCTCTTCCCGTTCTCGGAAACGTTGCGGATCCCGTTTCTGGCATCGCGAGCGCCGTTAGTGGTGTCACCGGCTCCGCTGCTGAAATTGTTACGCCCATCACCTCTACCGCTGGCGGCCTGACTGGCAACATAAAGCGAGACGATGCTGCTGCTCCAGGTGGGACTGTCGAGACTATTCCAAGCCTTGCCAATAGCGCTGTCGCCATTGTTGGTAGTGCTGTTAGTACCGGTGAAAGCTTCGTTTCTCGTGCCGGTGCAGCCACAAAACGTCAGCTCAACGACCTCGTTGGAAGCACTCTCGGAAGTGCCGTTCCCGCCATTATTCAAGACGCTAAAGCTGGCGGCCTGGCAAGTGCAACGAAGCGCGATGGAACTGCCGCACTTGGGGGGACTGTTGATGCCATTCCTGGCCTTGCCAGTAGCGGTGTCGCTATTGCTGGAAGTGCCGTTGGTGCTGGTGAGAGCCTTCTCTCTGGTGTCGCTGGTACCGCAGAGAACGCTGTTGGCCGTAATTAGTCATTTCGTCATACTTCCTGTTCCGTCATCTTCCCACATATGGGCCATCCTCCGGGATTTCTTATGATCTATCGAATTTTGTGTATAATACTTCCGAAGAATTCCTGTTACCTCTATAAACTGAACTGGTATTGAGAAACAGCCTTCCCAATTcatggattttttttggcttcatATGTTCTCCAATTCTTAAAAAATACCCGTTGTGCCTTGTATTGGTTAATTTTCAGTTTTGTTCGTGTTGTGGTCAATTTAGCTCGTTTTTGAACAACTTCCCcttgaaaatggaaagcGCCAGGAGATGGTGCTGACGCACTATATAGGCACCGATCTGTCTGGGTGTAATTTAGTTTTTTTGGCTTGGCTTTGAACGtccaaagaaagaagaaaaaaactACCTAGAGCGAGTCTCCAAGGCCGAGGAATCGCACATTCAAATTCTTGTGCAGTATTGAAGTTGCATGACTTGTAGTAAATTCTCGTCCATTGCCTTGTTCATTGTCCGTTGACAAAGTTGACGTGATTACCAACCAGATCGGTACCAAATGGCATGATCTCAAGCGCCATCTGTTGCTTTTTAGTGGTCGATtttgtgaattttttttcttctatttTTGCGTGTCTAGGCACTTTTGAATGAAAAGGGATATACCTCCGGAGATTAAGTGGGACTGTCGTGAATATTGTGCTCCTCAAAATACATGCGACATATGTTTCGATCCTATTAAGGTCTACCCATCTACGTGCATAGACACGGAAACTATTCTAAATCTGACAATCTTTTGGACCAAAAAAATATATCACAAATTGAACTTCATTACCACTGCATCGACCTGGGATTTGAAGTTGACAAAACCCTGCTCAGTGTGGTATAGCCTCGTGACCCAATGAAAAGCCCTTAATAGTGGATCCCCCAAGTTTCCAGGGCTAGAAGATATCGATCACCGTCAGCAATGATTTGGAATAACCTTAGTTGTGCACTGCATTAggtatgtactccgtacccacCCAGGtaggtatgttgtacatttATTAAGCACCAATCAAAGAAATAGCCAAACATAAGCCAATCATCAATCGGCTCGGACGATTTCCAATCCCGTCGGTTCTTCTGGATACCCCGTGGCCAGCCCATGGCCAATTGGTAAGAAAGTAAACCAACCGAGGTTGATTCGGAGTATCAAAAGCATACAAGAACCAGGTCATGTTCTCTTGTTCGCAAAATTTCCCACTATCACATTCTGCCAAGTCTTTCCGGTTAAATATCCGACCATCGACGTCATACTTCTCCCCGCGAGCACCTCAGAGACACTTTCCTATTTTCATTCACACACGTCAGATACCAACCATGTCGTCTGCTACATCTTTCTTCGACTTTGAGCCTGTTGATAGTATGTATAATACCGGTGTACCTATTTGTCTTCACCCGACGTCATAACCCAAGTATAGGCTCTGATCCAGTAATCGCTAACCAAACCCCGCCTCCGGACAGAAAAGGGCGCACCCTTCCCCCTCTCATCGCTGAGCGGTAAGGTCGTGCTTGTCGTGAACACGGCCTCGAAATGCGGCTTCACGCCTCAGTTTGAAGGCCTGGAGAAGCTTTACCAGAATTTGAAGACCCAGTACCCTGAAGACTTCACCGTCATCGGGTTCCCGTGCAACCAGTTCGGCAGCCAGGACCCTGGCTCGGACGATGAGATCCAGTCTTTCTGTCAGCTCAACTACGGCGTCACATTCCCCGTTCTCGGAAAACTGGATGTGAATGGCGCAAACGCTGCACCTGTGTGGACTTTCCTGAAGGAGCAGCAGCCTGGAATCATGGGATTGAAGCGCGTTAAGTGGAATTTTGAGAAGTTCCTCGTCTCCGCCAATGGCAAGGTTGTCAACCGGTGGGCTTCCCTTACCAAGCCCGAGGCTCTTCAGGACACAATTGTTCAGGAGATCGAGAAGGCGAAGAAGGAGGGCACTCTTGCCTCGCTGAAGAAGAGTGAGGCTGGTGCTGAGCAAGCTTAGCTGTCATAAGCCTGTGCTTGACGTTTTCCTATCTGAATGATTGTGGTTTTATCTTCATCTGTTTTCTTGTATCTATATCCCATTTCTTCTGTTCATGACGTAACTTCTTTTCGGTTTACGATTTCAGTCTACGATAGAAACCATACCGAGCGGTAATAATGATTCATATCCCAATGTCAAGTCTCATTGTTCCCAATTTTGCAAAAGTCGCTAGATCAGTTTCCTGGACTTGTATccatctccccccccccctagCATGACGTCCGACCCGGTGTGTGCGAGAGTCCCAAATGCCATGATTCAAGCAGAGGAACCAGCCTTGGGAACCAGGTTCCGTAGCGACAGATCGTAGACCACATCCTCAACCTTCTTGACCTGCAGTGTCACAGAAGTTAGTTTTTTTAAAATCGTGAGATAAACGTTGCTATGATTTCAACGTACACTGTATTTGATACCGTCGCTGCGCTTGCGCAGGATATCGTTCTTCAAATTCAAGAGCTGGAATCCAGCGAACACCTCCTTAACGAAGTTTCCAATCTGCATTGGACGGGTGTAATCACCCAGGGTGACAGAGTTGACAGCCAAGCGAGCCTGGGCACACATTAGCTATGGCCAGACGGAAACGCCCATGGATTTCAGAAAACGAACCAGTTCCTCAACCATGGTAATCACTGCTAGCAGGTACTCCTCAATTGTCAAGTGGAAAGCATCCTGCTCCTTTAGGTTAAAAGGAACTAAGGAAAGAGATACAAATTAGCACTGGAAATTATTGTATGCATATAGCACCCCTGGTGCTCATCGTAGACAGGGATGTGCAAGACGTACTGTCCAGGAACTTGCCCACATCCTCAATGGTCATGAAAGATGTTGAGCTGGGTCCCTTGTGCTCTTGTAGCCCTCCCAGCCATGCGCATAGCTCAATAGAGGCGACCTAGTAGAATGGATCAGTAGAAGGCCCCGGGCATTGAATTGTAGCAAACAAACCAGGTTTTGTAGCTCACGGGTCCACAGTCCATTGTACTTGTAGAAGGGGTGTTGGTCTGCCACGGCCTTCAGGCGAGCAACCTCTTCCTTCTGGGCAAGGATTTCTTTGGTGACATCATCAAGCACGGGCTTCACTATTGTAGAAGTCAGTGAAATGGTTCATGAAGAATAGAATTTTAGTGTATGGCTGGAGGAAAAGTGTAGCAACTTGTCCGCTATACGGCGAGGaacaaagagagaagaggagtGATCAAGCAGTGAGCCCAAAGGTCGAGTGGATTTACACCCCGGTTCTCTCAGCAGAGCACTCGAGATAGATAATAGATACTTACACTGACCAGCGGGCGTGGAATGAGCCCGCGACAGGATAGCCTGTGTGGAACGTCCTGTATCATTCAAACTCAGTCTTGTTCGGCCTGCGACTTCAACTTAGTGCCGTCCCCGGCAGGGTAGACACCTTGGAAGTTCTGTTCGAAGTCGCGAATTGCAGAGCATACCTCTTCTGGCGAGTGTTTGAACAATCTCATGTAGCTCCTATCCAAATTTGTTAGCTACCTGTCGGTGTTCCCGGCTCAAGGGTCTTGCTCCGGTGGAGGCTTGGCGTGCGAAGAATTCACCAAGCTCAGGACGCGTTGGTATGACTTACATCCCGAACGGTGGTCTCCTCGTCAATCTTCGTCTGGAGATTTTCGAAAATACGTTGGTCAATCATGTTGTTGCTTGGTTGTGGATTTAGAATTTTGAGAGATTTGAGGGCAGATCTGGGAGGTGTTGGGTTGGGAATGCGTCACGTTAAAACTCCATGTTTGAAAAAGAGGATAGCTTGCGCAATACGC
The nucleotide sequence above comes from Penicillium digitatum chromosome 1, complete sequence. Encoded proteins:
- a CDS encoding Protein-tyrosine phosphatase, putative, which produces MTTDFNQSGQMIEYIQDRLYLASYDSAPSSRTPFPFHLDAPKSPSKRARAQPATPSKRRSPVYFTIDDTLLYNAFHADFGPLHIGHLYRFAVLFHEILGDPANSDRPVVFYSKTDARSRANAACLVACYMVMIQSWPPHLALAPIAQADPPYMPFRDAGYSQADFILNIQDVVYGVWKAKEQSLCGLRDFNLEEYEKFERVDMGDFNWVTPDFLAFASPQQQPVAPIPVNTAEYKALPATISEISSSKLPTPFKNVLVHFHQRNIGLVVRLNSELYCPSYFTAMGIAHVDMIFEDGTCPPLQLVRRFIKMAHEMITIKKKGIAVHCKAGLGRTGCLIGAYLIYKYGFTANEVIAFMRFMRPGMVVGPQQHWLHLNQGAFREWWFEDSMREKLAQSAPVTPRVSTKKRTSNGVVSTPPNNSHSKRAALGEIDHNEAAAYPDQDLPAPTPGQPRKSHRKDSRHHPYSRTASGSLAVESEQRSHRSHRKSNEGSESEEEIQLRRLAQRSSRSPVASPTSRSISYSATVTASYTLAEDNHKDQENWVDHSAPKTPMSRKSGAAPISVSKIRTSPRRATENTRSESRGVRKPSGRIGSNTISPARAIKTVH
- a CDS encoding Glutathione peroxidase, producing the protein MSSATSFFDFEPVDKKGAPFPLSSLSGKVVLVVNTASKCGFTPQFEGLEKLYQNLKTQYPEDFTVIGFPCNQFGSQDPGSDDEIQSFCQLNYGVTFPVLGKLDVNGANAAPVWTFLKEQQPGIMGLKRVKWNFEKFLVSANGKVVNRWASLTKPEALQDTIVQEIEKAKKEGTLASLKKSEAGAEQA
- a CDS encoding Translin, C-terminal, translated to MIDQRIFENLQTKIDEETTVRDELHEIVQTLARRGRSTQAILSRAHSTPAGQLKPVLDDVTKEILAQKEEVARLKAVADQHPFYKYNGLWTRELQNLVASIELCAWLGGLQEHKGPSSTSFMTIEDVGKFLDIPFNLKEQDAFHLTIEEYLLAVITMVEELARLAVNSVTLGDYTRPMQIGNFVKEVFAGFQLLNLKNDILRKRSDGIKYSVKKVEDVVYDLSLRNLVPKAGSSA